One Chloroflexota bacterium DNA window includes the following coding sequences:
- a CDS encoding alpha-amylase family glycosyl hydrolase: protein MSEQQGDSNAVMEDFVFGRLEADDNTLEAIRRRWCGIRHQHDIDPLDPMPGQPVTISVSAGRDVLVDRVTAYVTTDGSDPAGSQGDAIHGLAIPLHRVETQWQPSFWDYSDLWRGTIPGQPEGSQVRYRIEGWHSQDPAISHWSREMNIDGTIERPTLYGYSVDRFKTPAWAQEAILYQVFVDRFAPVGSRWLEPAEMEQFSGGNLRGVIDHLDYIADLGVTAIWLTPVFATTSYHGYDTVDYFRVDPRFGSNEDLAELVREAHRRNLRIVLDFVTNHTSDEFVPFQEALQDFDSPYRSWYSFGPEYMHGYRTFFTARNMPQIDLDNPGARAYMLEAARFWLTEYHVDGYRLDYAAGPSHDFWSAFGAHCKEIDPECWVFGEVTLGSDALRTYSGRLDGCLDFGFTRLVRRIVGSRNPEEDPISWLATSLERTQRFFPAGFSRPTFLDNHDMNRFLWMVGDDKRRLRLAVGLLMAFGGTPVLYYGTEVGLSQPRSKGPWREEARHPMLWGASQDKELLADFKSLIRFRRRHRALVYGEIVTLALDDARGLWLAEKAFKQDRVLIAVNAGALQGELELPDGVFFDADGSACTGTIAVPSRTVMMFSA from the coding sequence ATGAGCGAACAACAAGGCGATTCAAATGCCGTCATGGAGGACTTTGTCTTCGGGCGGCTGGAGGCCGATGATAATACGCTGGAGGCCATCCGGCGCCGCTGGTGTGGTATCCGGCACCAGCATGATATCGATCCCCTGGATCCTATGCCCGGCCAGCCGGTAACGATCAGCGTCAGCGCGGGCCGGGATGTGCTGGTCGACCGCGTGACCGCCTACGTCACTACCGATGGCAGCGACCCCGCGGGCAGTCAAGGGGATGCGATTCATGGCTTGGCCATTCCATTGCATCGGGTAGAAACTCAATGGCAACCCTCCTTCTGGGACTACAGCGACCTATGGCGAGGCACGATTCCCGGGCAGCCGGAAGGGAGCCAAGTGCGCTATCGCATCGAGGGTTGGCATAGCCAGGATCCCGCCATCTCCCACTGGAGCCGGGAGATGAATATCGATGGCACGATAGAACGGCCAACCCTCTACGGTTACTCGGTGGATCGTTTCAAGACCCCGGCGTGGGCTCAAGAGGCCATTCTCTATCAGGTTTTCGTCGATCGTTTTGCACCGGTCGGGAGTCGCTGGCTGGAACCGGCTGAGATGGAGCAGTTCTCAGGTGGCAATCTACGGGGCGTGATTGATCACCTGGATTACATCGCCGATCTTGGCGTGACTGCCATCTGGTTGACGCCGGTTTTCGCGACGACTTCCTATCACGGATACGATACGGTGGACTATTTCAGGGTCGATCCGAGATTCGGCAGCAACGAGGATCTGGCCGAGCTGGTGCGGGAGGCCCACAGGCGCAACCTGCGTATCGTTCTGGACTTTGTCACCAACCATACCAGCGACGAGTTTGTGCCCTTTCAGGAGGCGCTTCAGGATTTCGATAGCCCCTATCGCTCATGGTACAGTTTTGGGCCTGAGTACATGCATGGCTACCGCACCTTTTTTACCGCCCGGAATATGCCCCAGATCGACCTGGACAATCCCGGTGCCCGGGCTTATATGCTGGAAGCAGCGCGCTTCTGGCTGACCGAATATCACGTCGACGGCTACCGACTCGACTACGCTGCGGGCCCCAGCCACGATTTTTGGAGCGCCTTTGGGGCGCATTGCAAGGAGATCGATCCCGAATGCTGGGTTTTCGGTGAAGTGACCCTGGGTAGCGACGCCCTGCGCACCTACAGCGGACGTCTGGATGGCTGTCTGGACTTCGGTTTCACCCGACTGGTCCGGCGTATTGTCGGCTCTCGCAACCCGGAAGAGGACCCTATTAGCTGGCTGGCCACCTCCCTCGAGCGCACACAGCGATTTTTCCCGGCCGGCTTCTCCCGCCCGACCTTCCTTGATAATCACGATATGAACCGCTTTCTGTGGATGGTTGGCGACGACAAAAGACGACTTCGATTGGCTGTCGGATTGTTGATGGCATTCGGTGGCACGCCCGTTCTTTACTACGGCACGGAGGTTGGTCTCAGCCAACCCCGGTCCAAGGGACCCTGGCGGGAGGAGGCGCGCCATCCCATGTTATGGGGAGCGAGCCAGGATAAAGAGCTGCTGGCAGATTTCAAGAGCCTGATCCGTTTCCGCCGCCGGCATCGGGCATTGGTCTACGGGGAGATCGTCACTCTTGCGCTGGATGATGCACGGGGGCTATGGCTGGCGGAGAAAGCTTTCAAGCAGGATCGTGTGCTGATCGCCGTCAATGCGGGTGCTTTGCAGGGCGAGCTGGAGTTGCCTGATGGTGTCTTTTTCGATGCTGACGGCAGTGCCTGCACCGGCACTATTGCGGTGCCGTCTCGCACGGTCATGATGTTTTCAGCATAA